From Halotia branconii CENA392, the proteins below share one genomic window:
- a CDS encoding S66 peptidase family protein yields the protein MQSKILPPSLQPGDLLRVIAPSGALREFEAFGRSLEIWRSHGYRIEVIPNIDEKWGYLAGKDENRRQQLAAAWQDPECRGILCTRGGFGSTRILEDWSWQSLNNPIIPKWLIGFSDITTLLWSLYAAGISSVHAPVLTTLVDEPDWSIQRLFDLLEGRPLAPLKGCAWGGGVVSGILLPSNLTVATHLLATPIQPNLDGVILAWEDVTEAPYRIDRMLTQWRLSGALAKVRGIALGSFTRCEAPPNIPSFSVEEVLRDRLGNLDIPIVSDLPFGHGSPNAALPVGVLATLDADQGVLSINM from the coding sequence ATGCAATCCAAAATCTTACCCCCATCCTTGCAACCTGGTGACTTATTAAGAGTAATTGCCCCTAGTGGTGCTTTGCGAGAATTTGAGGCGTTTGGACGGAGTTTAGAAATTTGGCGATCGCATGGTTATCGAATCGAGGTTATCCCCAATATAGACGAAAAATGGGGCTATTTAGCCGGAAAAGATGAAAATCGTCGCCAACAATTAGCCGCAGCTTGGCAAGATCCTGAATGTCGCGGTATCCTTTGCACCAGAGGCGGTTTTGGCAGTACCCGCATTTTAGAAGATTGGAGTTGGCAGTCTTTAAATAACCCCATAATTCCCAAATGGCTGATTGGTTTTTCTGATATCACTACGCTGTTATGGAGTCTTTATGCTGCGGGTATTTCTAGTGTTCATGCTCCCGTACTCACTACTTTGGTAGATGAACCAGATTGGTCAATTCAGCGATTATTTGATTTATTAGAAGGTCGTCCTCTCGCACCTCTTAAAGGTTGTGCGTGGGGTGGAGGCGTTGTTAGTGGCATTTTATTACCGAGTAACTTGACCGTGGCTACTCATCTTTTAGCTACACCCATACAGCCAAATTTAGATGGGGTAATTTTGGCATGGGAGGATGTCACCGAAGCACCCTATCGCATTGATAGAATGTTAACTCAGTGGCGTTTAAGCGGTGCTTTAGCAAAAGTCCGGGGTATTGCTTTAGGAAGCTTCACTAGATGCGAAGCACCGCCAAACATACCTAGCTTTAGTGTTGAGGAAGTACTCCGCGATCGCTTGGGCAATTTAGATATTCCTATTGTCTCAGACTTGCCCTTCGGTCACGGTAGTCCCAATGCAGCATTACCAGTAGGTGTATTGGCAACCTTAGATGCCGATCAAGGTGTTTTAAGTATAAACATGTAG
- a CDS encoding FAD-binding domain-containing protein — MSDLILFWHRRDLRISDNTGLAAAREQSPKVVGVFCLDPNILERDDVAPARMTYMIGCLQILQQRYAEAGSQLLILHGDPIAAIPALAVALNAKAVFWNWDVEPYSQIRDRSIIDTLKEKGIEFLTQNWDQLLHSPEEIRTGNNSPYTVYTPFWKNWSSKPKAKSVETLQNTEALTKAEQETAQKAGAIELPSAKDLGFIWDGELVISPGEAAAQSRLEEFTNQAIIEYQEQRNFPAVDGTSQLSAALKFGVIGIRTVWQATIAAQENSRSEEAQAGIRTWQQELAWREFYQQAMYNFPELAEGAYRDTFKNFPWETNEENFQAWCEGRTGYPIVDAAMRQLNEIGWMHNRCRMIVASFLTKDLLINPQLGEKYFMQKLIDGDLSANNGGWQWSASSGMDPKPVRIFNPASQAQKFDPEGEYIRQWVSELRSMDTEYLVTGKIPPLERHGIDYPEPIVDHKKQQKQFKQLYQQQKASTS; from the coding sequence ATGTCTGATTTAATTTTGTTTTGGCATCGCCGCGATTTACGGATTTCTGATAATACAGGACTAGCAGCAGCAAGAGAGCAGAGTCCTAAAGTCGTGGGCGTATTTTGCCTTGATCCCAACATTTTAGAACGGGATGATGTTGCCCCAGCCAGAATGACTTATATGATTGGTTGCTTGCAGATACTACAACAGCGATATGCTGAAGCGGGCAGCCAATTATTAATTTTACATGGTGATCCGATCGCAGCAATACCAGCTTTAGCTGTGGCATTGAATGCTAAAGCTGTGTTTTGGAATTGGGATGTCGAACCTTATTCACAAATCCGCGATCGCAGCATTATTGATACGCTAAAAGAAAAGGGCATTGAGTTTCTTACCCAAAACTGGGATCAGCTTCTCCACTCACCAGAAGAAATTCGCACTGGTAATAATAGTCCTTACACTGTTTACACGCCTTTTTGGAAAAATTGGAGTAGTAAACCCAAAGCTAAATCAGTAGAAACTCTACAAAATACTGAAGCATTAACTAAAGCAGAACAGGAAACTGCCCAAAAAGCAGGAGCAATTGAATTACCCTCCGCGAAAGATTTAGGCTTTATTTGGGATGGAGAGTTAGTTATTTCACCAGGAGAAGCAGCAGCACAATCGAGGTTAGAAGAATTTACTAATCAAGCAATTATTGAATACCAAGAACAGCGGAATTTTCCAGCCGTTGATGGCACATCACAACTGAGTGCAGCTTTGAAATTTGGCGTTATTGGCATTCGGACTGTGTGGCAAGCCACAATTGCAGCCCAAGAAAATAGCCGTAGTGAAGAAGCACAAGCAGGTATTCGTACTTGGCAACAAGAGCTAGCTTGGCGAGAATTTTATCAACAGGCAATGTATAATTTCCCGGAATTGGCAGAGGGTGCTTACCGCGATACCTTCAAGAACTTTCCTTGGGAAACTAACGAAGAAAACTTCCAGGCTTGGTGCGAAGGGAGAACAGGTTATCCCATTGTGGATGCAGCTATGCGCCAATTAAATGAAATTGGCTGGATGCATAACCGTTGTCGCATGATTGTCGCCAGTTTCTTAACTAAAGACTTGTTAATAAATCCCCAACTGGGTGAAAAATATTTTATGCAGAAATTGATTGATGGCGATTTATCTGCAAATAATGGCGGCTGGCAATGGAGTGCTTCTAGTGGAATGGATCCTAAACCCGTGCGGATTTTTAATCCAGCTAGTCAAGCCCAAAAGTTTGATCCAGAAGGCGAATATATCCGACAATGGGTTTCTGAATTACGTTCTATGGATACAGAATATTTAGTAACTGGTAAAATTCCACCTCTGGAGCGTCACGGTATTGATTACCCTGAGCCAATTGTGGATCATAAAAAACAACAAAAGCAGTTTAAACAGCTTTATCAGCAGCAAAAAGCATCTACTAGTTAA
- a CDS encoding type II toxin-antitoxin system RelE/ParE family toxin, which yields MSLFRLTELAKQDLLSIGRYTQKTWGIEQRNRYLTMLDDCFQILARNPHKGRACDEISPGYRKYHIGRHLIFYRETDEYIDIVRILHDRMDIESHFNKD from the coding sequence ATGTCATTATTTCGCCTTACTGAATTAGCCAAGCAGGACTTACTATCAATCGGTCGTTACACTCAAAAAACGTGGGGAATTGAGCAAAGAAACCGTTATCTTACTATGTTGGACGACTGCTTTCAAATCTTGGCACGAAATCCACACAAAGGACGTGCTTGTGATGAGATTAGCCCAGGATATCGGAAATACCATATTGGACGACATTTGATATTTTATCGGGAAACCGACGAATATATTGATATCGTTCGCATTTTGCACGACCGCATGGATATAGAGTCTCATTTCAATAAAGATTAA
- the cobN gene encoding cobaltochelatase subunit CobN: MHRISATSIGLNQSEDLVFLSQTPAPVVFITAADTDIQTLAAAFPKLPATFPALRVANLLQLQQQIIIDTYAEQVLEFAQVIILRLLGGRSYWAYGLEVVQEIVQRNGTTLIVMPGDDGLDPELISQSTVPLGVVNQVWQYFSEGGVENIVNSLKLIADTCLKTSFHPSLPRSVPRVGLYEWQGKAEEQESRGAGSREQGGREQGAGGQGAGSREQGAGGQGAGSRGASSSCSKVGILFYRAHYLGGNIKVIDALCAALTQRNLQPVPVFVSSLRDPVVQEELSELLQPKDSKQIAVLLNTTSFSLARLETETPQTDLWEKLNVPVLQVILSGGSIEQWEVQSQGLSPRDIAMNVALPEVDGRIISRAVSFKAVQTRNPDLETDVVVYEPVSDRIDFVAQLAANWAHLRSKLPQERRIALILANYPNRNGRLANGVGLDTPASCVEIIQALQAAGYLVENPPIQGDELIQRLTAGVTNDPEGRELRPVQQSLSGEDYQKYFASLPKVVQQEISERWGDFSKSFSPAPWPLSEVEVLPLCPPASIPISGIQLGNVFVGIQPARGYDLDPSLNYHAPDLVPTHDYLAFYYWVRECFNADAVVHVGKHGNLEWLPGKSLALSSHCYPEVAFGALPHLYPFIVNDPGEGSQAKRRAQAVIIDHLTPPMTRAELYGSLQQLENLIDEYYEAESLDPSRLPAIRDRIRELIIQENLHLDLGIENENDILKFESLILNFIGGYLCELKEAQIRDGLHIFGQCPQGKQLRDLIVAIARIPNRYSIGITRALAQDWGLDFDPLTTDFSTELSADNLKILSAKTQHPCRTVGDAVEILEEHAALLVEQLISQPSPCPLPPVTERLVLSEAEVSRSAAPLPLALDWIKSKLLPALQQTHQEITNLLRGLDGKYIKSAPSGAPTRGRPEVIPTGRNFYSVDIRAIPTETAWDVARKAAENLIECYTQEHGEYPKTLALSLWGTATMRTGGDDIAEALALLGVRPVWDGAARRVVDIEILPLSILARPRVDVTLRISGFFRDAFPNLIDLFEQAVTAVAALDEVLEYNPLAAQVRQDTDFWMQQGLTSQAAEVRSRYRVFGSQPGAYGAGLQGLIESQNWTDDEDLARAYINWSCYAYTSADANQGVGGLVGNAAPEAFEQRLAQMQVILHNQDNREHDLLDSDDYYQFQGGLTAAVRSVQGKNPQTYFGDHSLPAQPRIRKLKEEIARVYRSRVVNPKWIAGMMRHGYKGAFEMSATVDYLFAYDATAKCVEDYMYQGIAQAYLLDPIVSEFIHQKNPYALRDIAERLLEASQRGLWENVNILMLETLRNLVHQAEATIEET, from the coding sequence ATGCATCGTATAAGCGCTACATCAATCGGATTGAATCAGTCAGAAGATTTAGTTTTTTTATCACAAACTCCAGCTCCTGTTGTGTTTATTACGGCTGCCGATACCGATATTCAAACCTTAGCAGCTGCATTTCCCAAATTACCCGCTACATTTCCGGCATTAAGAGTGGCCAACCTGTTGCAGTTACAGCAACAAATAATTATAGATACTTACGCAGAGCAAGTTTTAGAATTTGCCCAGGTAATTATTCTACGCCTATTAGGAGGACGTTCCTATTGGGCTTACGGCTTAGAAGTAGTGCAGGAAATTGTGCAACGTAATGGTACAACCTTAATTGTAATGCCAGGAGACGATGGTCTTGATCCCGAATTGATTTCCCAATCTACCGTGCCTTTGGGTGTCGTTAATCAAGTATGGCAGTATTTCAGTGAAGGTGGAGTGGAAAATATTGTTAACTCTTTGAAATTAATTGCTGATACTTGTTTAAAAACTTCATTTCATCCCTCACTACCCCGGTCTGTTCCTCGTGTCGGTTTATATGAATGGCAAGGGAAAGCAGAGGAACAGGAGAGCAGGGGAGCAGGGAGCAGGGAGCAGGGGGGCAGGGAGCAGGGAGCAGGGGGGCAGGGAGCAGGGAGCAGGGAGCAGGGAGCAGGGGGGCAGGGAGCAGGGAGCAGGGGGGCATCTTCCTCTTGTTCAAAAGTCGGCATTCTCTTCTACCGCGCTCATTATCTGGGAGGAAACATTAAAGTAATTGATGCTTTGTGTGCAGCCTTAACTCAGAGAAACTTACAACCTGTGCCAGTATTTGTTTCTTCATTGCGTGACCCCGTTGTACAAGAAGAATTGAGTGAGTTGCTTCAGCCTAAAGATTCAAAGCAAATTGCAGTGCTGCTAAATACTACTAGTTTTTCTCTAGCGCGGTTAGAAACAGAAACGCCCCAGACCGATTTGTGGGAAAAATTAAACGTGCCTGTTTTGCAGGTAATTCTCAGCGGTGGTTCAATTGAGCAGTGGGAGGTACAGTCACAAGGGCTTTCTCCCCGCGATATTGCGATGAATGTGGCACTACCAGAGGTAGATGGACGGATTATTAGCCGCGCTGTCTCGTTTAAGGCGGTACAAACCCGAAATCCTGACTTAGAAACAGATGTAGTAGTTTATGAACCAGTCAGCGATCGCATTGACTTTGTAGCTCAACTGGCAGCAAATTGGGCGCATCTACGCTCTAAATTACCCCAAGAACGGAGAATTGCTCTAATTTTGGCAAATTACCCCAACCGCAATGGTCGCCTTGCCAATGGCGTAGGACTAGACACTCCAGCTAGTTGTGTAGAAATTATTCAAGCTTTGCAAGCTGCTGGGTATTTGGTGGAAAATCCACCCATCCAAGGAGATGAGTTAATTCAACGCCTGACTGCTGGTGTGACTAATGATCCAGAAGGTAGGGAATTACGACCAGTACAGCAAAGTTTGTCTGGTGAGGATTATCAAAAGTATTTTGCTTCTTTACCAAAAGTAGTGCAGCAGGAAATTAGTGAGCGTTGGGGAGATTTCAGTAAATCTTTCTCCCCTGCCCCTTGGCCACTGAGCGAAGTCGAAGTGCTGCCCCTCTGCCCCCCTGCCTCCATTCCCATTTCTGGGATTCAACTCGGTAACGTCTTCGTGGGTATTCAGCCAGCACGAGGCTATGATCTTGACCCCAGTTTGAATTACCATGCGCCGGATTTAGTTCCAACTCATGATTATTTAGCTTTTTATTATTGGGTAAGGGAATGTTTTAACGCTGATGCTGTTGTACATGTAGGCAAACATGGAAATCTAGAATGGCTACCCGGTAAGAGTTTGGCTTTATCTAGTCATTGTTATCCCGAAGTAGCATTTGGAGCGCTGCCGCACCTATACCCGTTTATTGTCAATGATCCCGGTGAAGGTTCACAAGCCAAGCGCCGCGCTCAAGCGGTGATTATTGATCATCTTACGCCGCCAATGACACGGGCAGAACTTTATGGATCTTTGCAGCAGCTAGAAAATTTAATTGATGAATATTATGAGGCGGAAAGCTTAGATCCTTCACGTTTACCAGCAATTCGCGATCGCATCCGTGAACTGATTATCCAAGAAAATCTTCACCTTGATTTAGGTATTGAAAATGAAAACGACATTCTCAAGTTTGAATCTCTAATTTTGAATTTTATCGGTGGCTATCTTTGTGAATTGAAAGAAGCCCAAATCCGCGACGGATTGCACATTTTTGGACAATGTCCTCAAGGAAAACAATTACGAGATTTAATAGTAGCGATCGCCCGTATCCCCAACCGTTATTCTATAGGTATTACCCGCGCCTTAGCCCAAGATTGGGGTTTAGACTTTGACCCCCTCACAACAGACTTCAGCACTGAATTATCAGCAGATAATTTAAAAATTTTATCTGCAAAAACTCAGCACCCCTGTCGCACCGTCGGGGATGCCGTTGAAATTTTAGAAGAACACGCAGCTTTATTAGTAGAACAACTCATCAGTCAACCTTCCCCCTGCCCCCTGCCCCCGGTCACTGAGCGTCTTGTACTGAGCGAAGCCGAAGTAAGCCGAAGTGCTGCCCCCCTGCCTCTTGCCCTCGACTGGATCAAATCCAAACTCCTCCCTGCTTTACAACAAACCCACCAAGAAATTACCAATTTATTGCGTGGACTTGATGGTAAATATATCAAGAGCGCTCCATCTGGCGCACCTACACGCGGGCGACCAGAAGTCATACCTACTGGCAGAAATTTTTACTCAGTTGATATCCGTGCCATCCCCACAGAAACAGCTTGGGATGTCGCCAGAAAAGCGGCTGAAAACTTAATTGAATGCTATACCCAAGAACATGGTGAGTATCCCAAAACACTAGCATTATCATTATGGGGAACTGCCACGATGCGGACTGGTGGTGATGATATTGCTGAGGCTTTGGCTTTGTTGGGTGTGCGCCCTGTTTGGGATGGTGCAGCACGACGGGTAGTAGATATTGAAATCTTGCCACTATCGATTTTGGCACGCCCCCGTGTCGATGTCACCTTGCGAATTTCTGGGTTTTTTAGAGATGCTTTTCCTAACTTAATTGATTTATTTGAGCAAGCAGTAACAGCGGTAGCAGCTTTAGATGAAGTTTTGGAGTATAATCCCCTCGCGGCACAAGTTCGTCAAGATACTGATTTTTGGATGCAACAAGGTTTAACTTCTCAAGCGGCTGAAGTGCGATCGCGTTATCGGGTTTTTGGTTCTCAACCGGGTGCTTACGGTGCGGGACTTCAAGGCTTAATTGAATCACAAAATTGGACAGATGACGAGGATTTAGCTCGTGCCTACATCAACTGGAGTTGTTACGCTTACACAAGTGCTGATGCTAATCAAGGTGTTGGAGGTTTAGTGGGAAATGCTGCACCAGAAGCATTTGAGCAACGCTTGGCACAGATGCAAGTTATTTTACACAATCAAGATAACCGCGAACACGACTTGCTCGACTCTGACGATTATTACCAATTTCAAGGAGGTTTAACCGCAGCGGTACGTTCTGTGCAAGGTAAAAATCCTCAAACCTATTTTGGTGATCATTCTCTTCCTGCTCAACCACGCATTCGCAAACTCAAAGAAGAAATCGCACGGGTGTATCGTTCTCGCGTAGTTAATCCCAAATGGATTGCGGGTATGATGCGTCATGGCTACAAGGGTGCATTTGAAATGTCCGCAACTGTAGATTATTTATTTGCCTACGATGCGACAGCCAAATGTGTGGAAGACTACATGTACCAAGGCATAGCACAGGCTTATCTGCTTGATCCAATAGTCTCGGAATTTATTCATCAAAAGAATCCCTATGCTTTGCGTGACATTGCCGAAAGATTATTAGAAGCATCTCAGCGCGGTTTATGGGAGAATGTAAATATACTGATGTTGGAAACTTTGCGGAACTTAGTACATCAAGCTGAAGCAACGATCGAAGAAACATAA
- a CDS encoding ChaB family protein — MPYQKIDDLPDSVKKHLPKHAQEIFQAAFNNAEEEYGEEERAFRVAWSAVKRDYEKGDDGQWHKKPE; from the coding sequence ATGCCTTATCAAAAAATTGATGATTTACCAGATTCAGTAAAAAAACACTTACCTAAGCACGCTCAAGAAATTTTTCAGGCTGCGTTTAACAACGCTGAAGAAGAATATGGTGAAGAAGAACGTGCTTTTCGTGTTGCTTGGAGTGCAGTGAAGCGCGACTATGAAAAAGGTGATGATGGACAGTGGCACAAAAAGCCAGAATAA
- a CDS encoding type II toxin-antitoxin system ParD family antitoxin, giving the protein MQKNTSVTLGEHFEAFIASQIESGRFNSASEAIRAGLRLLEEREIKLAALQRALTEGENSGFTDYSLSGLLAELDRE; this is encoded by the coding sequence ATGCAAAAAAATACAAGTGTTACCTTGGGGGAGCATTTTGAAGCGTTTATCGCCAGTCAGATCGAAAGCGGACGTTTCAACAGTGCCAGTGAGGCAATTCGGGCTGGACTGCGCTTGTTAGAAGAGCGAGAAATAAAGCTTGCCGCTTTGCAACGCGCTTTAACAGAAGGGGAAAACAGCGGATTTACTGACTATTCTCTCTCAGGATTGCTTGCAGAACTTGACCGTGAATAG
- a CDS encoding peptidoglycan-binding domain-containing protein gives MDSIAYLHLAFAHENSESNELVSLRSLLNQGDAPDWKRLSSKAWSCMLPLALTLSILSSVGSALALERGDQGPSVKNLQQKLQQAGFYQAPVTQVYDFNTEDAVRRFQKANGITVNGIVGTTTLQKLEAWRTQPITNQIQKISNTNTQPKKTTVPSTTTKKTTTANSVTSKRRNPGLLVKGDEGEDVRTLQKRLQVAGFYYGNATGIFGPITEEAVQKFQKAYNLDVDGVVGPATLSKLPPIGVGGEDTPTKQVVDKDKLTIGDRGEAVRVLQDHLIRAGYLEGEPNGYFGPYTADAVRRFQAANYLAASGVAGPTTRGKLYNLVKTASKSEFSVLEIQRRLRDKGFYKGQLNGVMADDTKKAIKQAQEYYGISLSDIRSGSF, from the coding sequence ATGGATAGTATTGCGTATTTGCACTTAGCTTTCGCCCATGAAAATAGCGAATCCAATGAACTCGTCTCTTTAAGATCTTTGTTAAATCAAGGAGATGCACCAGACTGGAAACGGCTTTCTAGTAAGGCTTGGAGTTGTATGCTACCCCTTGCCCTTACCTTGTCTATTCTCAGTTCTGTCGGTAGCGCCTTAGCATTGGAAAGAGGTGATCAAGGCCCTTCTGTCAAGAATTTACAACAAAAATTGCAACAAGCAGGTTTTTATCAAGCTCCCGTGACCCAAGTCTATGACTTTAATACAGAAGATGCTGTCCGGCGTTTTCAAAAAGCCAATGGCATCACAGTTAATGGCATTGTGGGAACAACTACCTTACAAAAATTAGAAGCTTGGCGCACACAACCAATCACTAACCAAATTCAGAAAATCAGTAATACCAATACACAGCCTAAAAAAACCACTGTTCCTAGCACAACAACCAAAAAAACTACTACTGCTAATTCAGTAACCAGCAAACGCCGTAATCCTGGTTTACTTGTCAAAGGTGACGAAGGCGAAGATGTGAGAACTCTGCAAAAACGCTTGCAAGTTGCAGGTTTTTACTACGGTAATGCCACAGGCATATTTGGGCCAATCACTGAAGAAGCTGTGCAAAAGTTCCAAAAGGCTTATAACTTAGATGTTGATGGTGTTGTCGGTCCTGCCACACTCAGCAAACTACCACCAATTGGTGTTGGTGGAGAAGATACTCCCACCAAACAAGTTGTTGACAAAGATAAACTCACTATAGGCGATCGCGGCGAAGCAGTGAGAGTTTTACAAGACCATTTAATCCGCGCAGGATATTTAGAGGGAGAACCAAACGGCTACTTTGGTCCCTATACTGCTGATGCTGTACGGAGATTTCAAGCAGCTAATTACTTGGCAGCTAGCGGTGTTGCTGGCCCTACTACCAGAGGTAAGTTATATAACTTAGTTAAGACTGCTTCCAAGAGTGAGTTTAGTGTTCTCGAAATTCAAAGACGACTACGAGACAAGGGCTTTTATAAAGGCCAACTCAACGGTGTCATGGCGGACGACACGAAAAAAGCGATTAAGCAAGCCCAGGAATACTACGGCATCAGCCTCAGTGATATTAGAAGCGGAAGCTTTTAA
- a CDS encoding GAF domain-containing sensor histidine kinase: MLSSSDLSFSRNLPLVVFNQLEELLRQMAQAIGNNALILTEAIVARIHIPVELQMQRFTLVVADGFSALLLGNIEQERSPIGRVVGEPETYLALSASLTFNPEAIASFLTKLKDLFRCDSSTYQNLESYRQLIRPNDATLQSQFTLLLLECLLPQSNEQATALPREVNPEVYVCQPVEDALKKQISQERLLNQVTTQIRKSLDLPVILATAIAQVREFLELDRLVIYKFAGSGVNRNQCVANKGLENLSLSEPGKVSLFAATDTQQLAVNGQISPQSPIPEYGGCVVYEALATDAISSVLYYKEKCFGQATRCWEKYRQGFILAIDDVEKAYSLEECLLNFLRESQIRAKLAAPIMFEDKLWGLLIAHQCHDARQWTESEKSLLTSIAEQLAIAIHQSELMGSLRDAARILTEEKETLEQRVIERTTALRDALLAAEAASRLRSEFLATISHELLTPLTYVIGMSSTLLRWPLGELSQRQRDYLQTIHDSGEHLLEMINDILDLSQIEAGKTVLNITEFSLTNIAENTLESLLKKATSEQINLQLDLQIDPQRDRFTADTERVVQILWNLLTNAIKFTPEGGSVTLRLWVEDDTAIFQVEDTGIGIPEEKLPLLFEKFQQLDTPYRRRYEGTGLGLALTKQLIELHRGRIEVESTVGIGSIFTVWIPVQQMRVLSQ, from the coding sequence ATGCTTAGTTCCTCTGATTTGAGCTTTTCTCGAAATTTGCCTTTAGTTGTATTTAATCAGCTGGAGGAACTATTAAGGCAAATGGCTCAAGCAATAGGGAATAATGCTCTGATACTCACAGAAGCTATAGTGGCGCGGATTCATATACCTGTAGAGTTGCAGATGCAGAGGTTTACGTTGGTGGTGGCTGATGGGTTTAGTGCATTATTACTAGGAAATATAGAGCAGGAACGATCGCCTATAGGTAGAGTAGTTGGAGAACCAGAAACTTACTTAGCCCTAAGTGCTAGTTTGACATTTAATCCAGAGGCGATCGCTTCCTTTCTCACAAAGTTAAAAGACTTGTTTAGGTGTGATTCTTCTACTTACCAAAATCTTGAATCCTATCGTCAACTAATTCGCCCTAATGATGCCACGCTGCAAAGTCAATTCACGCTGCTGTTATTAGAATGCCTTCTGCCGCAGTCAAATGAGCAAGCGACAGCACTTCCTAGGGAAGTTAATCCTGAAGTTTATGTCTGTCAGCCAGTAGAAGATGCCCTAAAAAAACAGATTTCCCAAGAGCGATTACTGAATCAAGTCACGACTCAAATTCGCAAAAGCTTAGATTTACCAGTCATTTTAGCAACAGCGATCGCCCAAGTCCGGGAGTTTTTAGAATTAGACAGATTAGTTATATATAAATTTGCAGGTTCTGGAGTCAACAGAAATCAGTGCGTTGCTAACAAAGGGTTAGAGAATTTGTCTTTGAGTGAACCTGGGAAGGTTTCTCTATTTGCAGCAACAGACACGCAACAGTTAGCAGTTAATGGTCAAATTTCACCCCAATCCCCAATTCCAGAATATGGGGGTTGTGTTGTCTATGAAGCCCTTGCTACAGATGCTATTTCATCGGTGTTGTATTACAAAGAAAAATGCTTTGGGCAAGCTACTCGGTGTTGGGAAAAATATCGCCAAGGATTTATTTTAGCCATAGATGATGTTGAAAAAGCATACTCTCTAGAAGAGTGTTTGTTAAATTTTTTAAGAGAATCTCAAATCCGGGCGAAATTAGCAGCCCCAATTATGTTTGAAGACAAACTCTGGGGGCTGTTGATTGCTCATCAGTGCCATGATGCACGTCAATGGACTGAAAGTGAAAAAAGCTTGCTGACTTCAATCGCTGAACAATTAGCAATAGCTATTCATCAATCGGAATTAATGGGATCTCTGCGGGATGCGGCACGAATCCTTACCGAAGAAAAAGAAACTCTCGAACAACGAGTGATTGAGCGCACAACGGCATTGCGCGATGCTCTTTTGGCTGCTGAAGCTGCTAGTCGTCTAAGAAGTGAATTTTTAGCTACTATTAGCCATGAATTGCTTACGCCTTTAACTTATGTGATTGGTATGTCTTCGACGTTGTTACGCTGGCCTTTAGGTGAATTAAGTCAACGACAACGCGATTATCTGCAAACAATTCATGATAGCGGAGAACATTTATTAGAAATGATTAATGACATCCTCGATTTATCGCAAATTGAGGCTGGCAAGACAGTTTTAAATATTACAGAATTTTCCTTAACGAATATTGCTGAAAACACTTTAGAGTCGTTGTTAAAAAAAGCCACAAGCGAACAAATTAATCTTCAACTTGATTTACAAATTGACCCCCAGCGCGATCGCTTTACAGCAGATACAGAACGAGTGGTACAAATTCTTTGGAATTTGTTAACTAATGCTATTAAGTTTACCCCTGAAGGTGGCAGTGTTACTTTGCGTTTGTGGGTGGAAGATGACACAGCGATTTTTCAAGTAGAAGACACAGGCATTGGCATCCCCGAAGAAAAATTACCATTGCTGTTTGAAAAATTTCAACAACTTGATACGCCCTATCGCCGTCGCTACGAAGGTACTGGACTCGGTTTAGCTTTAACTAAACAACTTATAGAACTGCATCGAGGTCGAATTGAAGTAGAATCCACTGTGGGGATTGGCTCAATTTTTACTGTGTGGATACCAGTCCAGCAGATGAGAGTGCTGAGTCAGTAA
- a CDS encoding Fur family transcriptional regulator — protein sequence MTVYTNTSLKAELNERGWRLTPQRETILHIFQELPQGQHLSAEDLYHRLEGEGEGISLSTIYRTLKLMARMGILRELELGEGHKHYEINQPYPHHHHHLICVKCNTTIEFKNDSILKIGAKTAQKEGFHLLDCQMTIHAVCPKCQRAIMPL from the coding sequence ATGACTGTCTACACAAATACTTCACTCAAGGCAGAATTAAACGAGAGAGGCTGGCGTTTAACTCCCCAGCGCGAAACGATTCTACACATTTTTCAAGAACTTCCGCAAGGTCAACATCTTAGTGCCGAGGATCTTTATCATCGATTAGAAGGTGAAGGTGAAGGTATTAGCCTTTCAACTATCTACCGCACACTGAAGTTGATGGCAAGGATGGGGATTTTAAGGGAGCTAGAACTGGGAGAAGGTCATAAACATTACGAAATTAACCAGCCTTATCCTCATCACCACCACCACTTGATTTGTGTAAAGTGCAACACGACTATTGAGTTCAAAAACGACTCTATTTTAAAGATAGGTGCGAAAACTGCTCAAAAAGAAGGATTTCACCTGCTTGATTGCCAAATGACAATTCATGCAGTGTGTCCCAAGTGCCAGCGGGCAATAATGCCACTCTAG